The Rhododendron vialii isolate Sample 1 chromosome 8a, ASM3025357v1 genome has a window encoding:
- the LOC131298065 gene encoding uncharacterized protein At5g01610-like has product MEKALTKVGSIKASTFWASIKAKQEISNITQDLSTFSSTVEDKAKWIFNKLKGKPSKALPDLLREYNLPPGLFPQNITCYEFDAVNGKLIVYSPSPCEASFKDSSILRYAPRVKGTLSRGKLTGIEGMKTKALVWVKVTGVVVESYKSDKVLFIAGVKKSRPKDAYEIARNAVKVEEF; this is encoded by the exons ATGGAGAAGGCTCTGACAAAAGTAGGTAGCATCAAAGCTAGTACATTCTGGGCCTCCATCAAAGCCAAGCAAGAGATCTCCAACATTACCCAGGACCTctct ACCTTCTCAAGCACTGTTGAAGATAAAGCGAAATGGATATTCAACAAGCTGAAAG GCAAGCCATCAAAAGCGTTGCCAGATCTCCTCCGCGAGTACAACCTTCCTCCGGGCCTTTTCCCTCAAAACATTACATGTTACGAATTCGACGCCGTAAATGGCAAGCTCATTGTGTACTCGCCCTCCCCCTGTGAGGCCAGCTTCAAGGATTCTTCCATTTTAAGGTACGCTCCTCGTGTCAAGGGGACACTATCAAGGGGAAAGCTCACCGGAATAGAAGGAATGAAGACCAAGGCCCTTGTATGGGTTAAAGTCACTGGTGTGGTCGTCGAGAGCTACAAGTCTGACAAAGTTTTGTTCATTGCGGGTGTAAAGAAATCGAGGCCTAAAGATGCTTATGAAATCGCTCGCAATGCTGTCAAAGTAGAAGAGTTTTGA